The following proteins come from a genomic window of Natrinema saccharevitans:
- a CDS encoding LUD domain-containing protein, whose protein sequence is MTVDTVGRFERALEGLEVGLERVSAADAGERIERTIDEPAVGAPLPFEGVSLPEGVTTEPTAGELEAARTGVTPVGFAVAEYGTVAIESTPDGAEPISLYPDRHVAVVAESDVVPDLSAGFERLAEGFDAGRDSVVFATGRSATADMGNLVHGVHGPGDVDVIVLEDR, encoded by the coding sequence ATGACAGTCGACACTGTCGGTCGGTTCGAACGCGCACTCGAGGGACTCGAGGTGGGACTCGAGCGCGTGTCGGCCGCCGACGCGGGCGAGCGGATCGAACGGACGATCGACGAACCGGCAGTCGGCGCGCCGCTGCCGTTCGAGGGCGTTTCGCTCCCCGAGGGCGTGACCACCGAGCCGACCGCGGGGGAACTCGAGGCGGCCCGGACCGGCGTCACGCCGGTCGGGTTCGCCGTCGCGGAGTACGGCACCGTCGCGATCGAGTCGACGCCAGACGGGGCGGAGCCGATCAGCCTCTATCCGGACCGCCACGTCGCGGTCGTCGCCGAGAGCGACGTCGTCCCGGATCTGAGCGCCGGCTTCGAGCGCCTCGCCGAGGGCTTCGACGCGGGCCGGGACAGCGTCGTCTTCGCGACCGGCCGAAGCGCGACCGCCGACATGGGTAACCTCGTCCACGGGGTCCACGGCCCCGGCGACGTCGACGTGATCGTACTGGAGGATCGATAA